A region from the Halobacillus mangrovi genome encodes:
- a CDS encoding carbohydrate ABC transporter permease, protein MKQLSLKKKKSLLGLSFLSPWIIGFLVFTAFPLLYSLFLSFQKVKITPSGIKTEFIKFENYTYAFTVDAEFTQILLKFLRELVISTPIIIVFSLIIALLLNQPIRMKGFFRTIFFLPVIIASGPVITDLMEQDVTSIPSIENYAIFAMFLSNTDGFLNTILTYLMDNLIIILWYSGVQILIFLAALQKTDRQIYEAAKIDGASNWECFWKVTLPTLFPMIIVNLIYTIVTYSVFALNPVVDHIQSSMFDISTGFGYASALSWVYFVVITIVLAIGVGTVAIRGNKKYT, encoded by the coding sequence ATGAAGCAACTGTCATTGAAAAAGAAAAAAAGCTTGCTGGGATTATCGTTCTTGTCGCCATGGATCATTGGATTCCTTGTCTTCACAGCATTTCCATTGCTCTACTCGCTGTTCTTAAGTTTTCAAAAGGTGAAAATTACGCCTAGCGGAATTAAGACGGAATTCATCAAGTTCGAAAACTACACCTACGCCTTTACCGTTGATGCTGAATTTACACAGATCTTGCTCAAATTTTTACGTGAACTCGTCATTTCGACACCAATTATCATTGTGTTTTCTTTAATCATTGCATTGTTATTGAACCAGCCGATTCGTATGAAAGGGTTTTTCCGAACGATCTTCTTCCTGCCCGTGATCATTGCCAGTGGTCCTGTTATTACGGACTTAATGGAGCAGGATGTGACGTCAATTCCGTCGATTGAAAACTATGCAATCTTCGCTATGTTTCTATCGAATACCGATGGGTTTTTGAATACTATACTCACATACCTGATGGACAACTTGATCATCATTTTGTGGTACTCAGGCGTTCAGATCTTAATTTTCTTAGCGGCTCTTCAAAAAACAGACCGGCAAATCTATGAAGCTGCCAAAATCGACGGAGCTTCCAATTGGGAGTGCTTCTGGAAGGTCACGCTGCCGACACTATTTCCGATGATTATTGTGAATTTGATTTATACGATCGTCACGTATTCGGTGTTCGCCCTGAATCCTGTCGTTGATCATATCCAAAGCAGTATGTTCGATATCTCCACCGGCTTCGGCTATGCTTCTGCTCTCTCATGGGTTTACTTCGTCGTCATCACCATTGTGTTGGCGATCGGTGTCGGAACCGTGGCGATCAGAGGAAACAAAAAGTACACATAA
- a CDS encoding carbohydrate ABC transporter permease produces METKLARVQKKRMKEYAAKVGMNDFSTKMKSFLLGVQGNNGFLFKVCVYSLLIGIGFVYLFPIIYMGSYSFKSLEDLLNPLVSWIPSTFYLDNYEVAYRVLDMLPTLMETLYVTVIPSVAQTAVAAIIGYGFARFEFPMKKVLFALVLITFIIPPQVLMIPRYVFFNELELVGSIFAFLLPAAFGQGLNSAIFILIFYQFFRMMPKSLEEAAHLDGAGHFRIFLRIALPMAVPAIIISFLFSFVWYWNETALASLYFGNELTTLPIQLEKFNATFDKLYTGDAETQNINEGISMAGTMLSILPLLIVYFFTQRWFVEGVDRSGITGE; encoded by the coding sequence ATGGAGACGAAGTTAGCACGCGTCCAGAAAAAACGGATGAAGGAATACGCTGCGAAAGTAGGGATGAATGACTTCTCGACAAAAATGAAGAGCTTTCTATTAGGAGTGCAAGGGAACAACGGATTTTTGTTCAAGGTCTGTGTGTACAGCCTTCTGATCGGAATTGGATTCGTCTATTTATTCCCGATCATCTACATGGGATCCTATAGTTTCAAATCCTTGGAAGACCTGTTGAACCCACTGGTCAGCTGGATTCCCTCCACTTTCTATTTAGATAACTATGAGGTGGCCTACAGGGTACTGGACATGCTGCCGACCTTGATGGAAACGTTGTACGTCACTGTGATTCCATCGGTTGCCCAGACCGCGGTTGCTGCGATCATCGGATATGGGTTTGCCAGATTTGAATTTCCGATGAAAAAAGTGTTATTTGCCCTGGTACTGATCACATTCATCATACCGCCCCAGGTGCTTATGATTCCGCGGTATGTGTTCTTCAATGAACTTGAATTAGTCGGAAGTATTTTCGCCTTCTTGTTACCAGCTGCTTTCGGTCAGGGGCTGAACAGCGCGATATTCATCTTGATTTTCTATCAGTTCTTCCGGATGATGCCTAAATCCCTGGAAGAAGCCGCCCATTTAGATGGTGCCGGACATTTCCGGATTTTCTTACGGATCGCCCTTCCAATGGCTGTTCCAGCGATCATCATTTCCTTTTTATTTTCGTTTGTGTGGTACTGGAATGAAACGGCACTTGCGAGTCTGTATTTTGGTAATGAGCTGACGACTTTACCGATTCAGTTAGAAAAGTTCAATGCGACGTTCGATAAGTTGTACACGGGAGATGCGGAAACTCAAAATATTAATGAAGGGATCAGTATGGCGGGGACGATGTTGTCCATCTTGCCTTTGCTCATCGTCTATTTCTTTACGCAGCGCTGGTTCGTCGAAGGCGTGGACCGCTCAGGTATTACCGGGGAGTAA